A genomic window from Coregonus clupeaformis isolate EN_2021a unplaced genomic scaffold, ASM2061545v1 scaf0202, whole genome shotgun sequence includes:
- the LOC123484125 gene encoding secreted frizzled-related protein 2-like, producing MNYYILSLIWAITLPACMAIHGLYNFGQPELFYKKNNCKPIPANLLLCHDIEYTEMRLPNLLGHETMNEVLQQASSWIPLVQKQCHPDTRKFLCSLFAPVCLDDLDEPIQPCRSLCESVKHGCAPVMSAFGFPWPDMLDCERFPPDNDLCIPSAGIDHFMPVTKEVPRVCEACKEKEENDNEIVDNLCKNDFALKIKVKEISYMNGDTKIVPETKSKTIYKLSGVTERDLRKTVLWLKDGLQCVCDEMNDINASYLVMGQKMDGHLVITSLKRWQRGQREFKRISRSIRKLQC from the exons ATGAATTACTACATTCTGTCCTTAATATGGGCGATAACATTACCTGCGTGCATGGCCATCCACGGATTATACAATTTCGGTCAGCCCGAGTTATTCTACAAAAAGAATAACTGCAAACCCATCCCGGCCAATCTTCTCCTGTGCCATGACATCGAATACACCGAGATGCGCCTCCCGAATCTTCTCGGGCACGAGACCATGAACGAGGTTTTGCAGCAAGCCTCTTCGTGGATTCCACTGGTCCAGAAGCAGTGTCACCCCGACACGAGAAAGTTTCTTTGCTCTCTCTTTGCACCGGTGTGTCTTGACGATTTGGACGAGCCCATCCAGCCGTGCAGGTCGTTGTGCGAGAGCGTCAAACACGGTTGCGCACCGGTGATGTCCGCGTTCGGGTTCCCGTGGCCAGATATGCTTGACTGCGAGCGCTTCCCGCCCGACAATGACCTGTGTATTCCTTCAGCGGGCATCGATCATTTCATGCCAGTCACCAAAGAAG TGCCCAGAGTGTGTGAAGCCTGCAAGGAAAAGGAAGAAAACGACAATGAAATAGTTGACAACCTGTGCAAAAACGACTTTG CCCTGAAGATCAAGGTAAAGGAGATCTCCTACATGAACGGCGACACCAAGATCGTGCCTGAGACCAAGAGCAAGACCATCTACAAGCTGAGCGGCGTGACGGAGCGCGACCTGCGCAAGACGGTGCTCTGGCTCAAGGATGGCCTGCAGTGCGTGTGCGACGAGATGAACGACATCAACGCCTCCTACCTGGTCATGGGCCAGAAGATGGATGGCCACCTGGTCATCACCTCGCTCAAGCGCTGGCAGCGGGGCCAGCGTGAGTTCAAGAGGATCTCGCGCAGCATCCGCAAGCTGCAGTGCTGA